One genomic segment of Alternaria dauci strain A2016 chromosome 8, whole genome shotgun sequence includes these proteins:
- a CDS encoding 60S ribosomal protein uL23 has translation MGPKAASKTPTKTGKQANAAAKAALRGSYANKKRAIRKNTSFHRPKTLELSRAGKYPRKSVPHAPRMDAEKVLIHPLNTESAMKKIEENNTLVFICNVKANKRQIAAALKKQYDVSCVKINTLIRPDGSKKAFCRLTADVDALDIAATKLAIV, from the exons ATGGGACCCAAGGCCGCATCCAAGA CCCCTACCAAGACTGGCAAGCAGGCCAATGCTGCTGCTAAGGCCGCTCTCCGTGGC TCGTATGCGAACAAGAAGCGCGCGATCAGGAAGAACACCAGCTTCCACCG CCCCAAGACCCTCGAGCTGTCCCGCGCCGGCAAGTACCCTCGCAAGTCGGTCCCCCATGCCCCCCGCATGGACGCTGAGAAGGTTCTCATCCACCCTCTCAACACCGAGTCCGCCATGAAGAAGATTGAGGAGAACAACACCCTCGTCTTCATCTGCAACGTCAAGGCCAACAAGCGCCAAATCGCCGCCGCCCTCAAGAAGCAGTACGACGTCAGCTGCGTCAAGATCAACACCCTGATCCGCCCTGACGGCTCCAAGAAGGCTTTCTGCCGCCTCACTGCCGATGTCGACGCTCTCGACATTGCGGCTACCAAGCTCGCCATTGTTTAA